A segment of the Nitrospina gracilis 3/211 genome:
CGAGCTCGATGGTGAACGTGCCCAGGGTCGTGTCGCGGATTTTGAACAGGTGGGGGTCGATGCGGTCGATGGTTCCCGGGTAAATGCGTTGTACGAGTTCGGCCAACTGGCGGCCGTCTTCCGCGGCGAATTCCAGCTCGATTCCTACCGTACGCATCTTGCCTTTTGCATTCCGCGGTTTCGGGGGCATGCGGTACTCGTTTTTCATGGCTGCCTCCGTTCAGGGTCTTCGCCTTTCACGAAACGGATAGAAGCGAAAGGAAAGGAAGGTTTCTAAAAACACCGGTGCCATTATTATAATACGGGAACCAGAGGCTGTAAAAAGTCAGGGTCTGGTTTTTCCTGCCAGTTTGGGCCGAAGCCGCGCCGGATGTTCCCGGATTAACATGGCCGGCCCCGGAGTGAGTTCTGATTTGCGGGCTGGAAAAATGGGTTTACGTCTATATAATGTACTTTTTCCCAGATAGAACTGGTTCTTCGGAAAACGATTCATGGCACATAAACATCCTGCGTCCGCCGTTACGGTATGCATGCTGGTTTTTTTCTTCTGGCCGGGTGCGAAAAACCGCCTGCACAGCCGCTGATTTTACCGGCGGGAGCCGAGCCTTCGTCGTTCATGTTCAACGAGCGCGGCACCGACTATTTTCACAAGGGCAACTACAGCGAGGCGGTGATTGCGTTTCTACAGGCAAAGGCGGCCGACCCGCACGCGGGCGAAATCCATTTCAACATCGCGCTCTGCCGCCACATGATGGGACAGAAAAACAAGGTGCGGGATTCGCTGAAGCTCGCAAAAAAGTATGCGCGTGAAAATCCGGAAATTTTGCAATCGCCGTTTTACCTGCAATACATGCAAGGGGAGGGGTGAAGTGCGGCTCCGTGCCCCCCATCAGTTTTTCAAAAGTTCACCCAGTCCCTGAACCCGCGTGCCGTAGACGATGGGCCCTTCCTCCACGAATTTCCATTCCGGGTTGAGTGCCGTGTCCCGCAATCCCTCCAACAGGGCATCGAACGCTCCGCGGTCGCGGTCGGCGTATTCAAAGTAGGTAACAAAGTCCGACTCGTCGTTGATGAAACGCGACTGGTACAGCTTGCGGAAAATTTTTTGTATGTAGCGGAAGCCGATTGCGTTGTGACCCAGATGCTCTTTACCGTAGAGGTCCGGATGCTGAAAGAAAAACGATTCGCGTTTTTCCTGGGTCATTCCCCACCATTCTTTCGTTTTGGAAAGTGGAAACACCACGGCATTGGGTTGTTCGAAACCGGAGCCGCGTTGCGGCGCGTTCTGTTGCAACCGTTCCAGCGTCTCGGCGTCGGTGTAGCGCAACTCCGATGTGACGCCGTAGATGATTTTCAAATCCAGCCGGTGTCCGGCGGCTTCGCGAAGCGCCTGGTAAAAGCGTTCGATCTTCTCCCGGTCCATGGATTCAACACGGATCACGCCCAGCGGTGCGGGCGTGATCGGCTTGCCGTACCGTGTGTAGCGACTGGTTTTGATGTAGAGAATGTTTTCCGGCCCTGATTGCGCAGGAAGAAAATCGTTGGCGAATGGACTGGCCGCCTGTCCGGTGAGCCCGGTGAGATCCCGTTTCCATTCTTCCGTCAATTCCGCCCCGCTTTCGGGAAACAGGTAAATGAATCCACCCCACTGACCTTGCGCCGCCTGCGCGGCAGATGGTGCAAGCAGAACAATCAGCAGAGTGAAGACAACCCGCATTTTGTGACAACGAAAAGACATATGGCCTCCGGAAAAGAAAAATACGAAAAATTAAATGGAAGGACGGGGTCCGAACAGGATCAGGGCCGCCCCGGCCAGGCACACCAGGGCGCCCAGGACATCCCACCGGTCCGGGCGCTGGCCTTCGATGAACCACAGCCACAACAACGAAGCGGCGATGTACACCCCGCCGTATGCGGCGTAGGCACGCCCGGCGAAGGCACTTTCGATGCGCGTGAGCAGGAGGGCGAAGGCGATCAGTGACAGCAGGCCGGGAATCGTCCAAAGCGCACTGCGGTCGAGACGCAACCACGCCCAGAAAGCGAAACAGCCACCGATCTCCGCCACCGCCGCCGTGATGTAATACCCTAACGCGTGCATGATGTCTCACCGCCTTCTTTGCAGTACCACCTTCAAGGGGTCAACGTGTTGTTAAAGGGACCGGTTTCCATGATACCAATACACGGGTTTGGGCCCAAACCGGGTTTTCATTTAGAATGAGAAATGGCTTCATTCCAGAATGAATTCCATCCCACCCCCGAAACCCCACAGCTGACCGTGCGTGCGGTTCTCACAGGCATGACCCTGGGGGCTTTGCTGGTTCCCTGCAATGTGTACAGCGGATTGAAGATCGGCTGGTCGTTCAACATGTCCATCACCGCCGTCCTGCTGAGCCTCGCCTTCTGGAGGTTCGGTGAAAAGGTGACGGGCTCCCGACCATGGGGTATTTACGAAAACAACATCAACCAGACCGCCGCTTCGGCGGGGGCGTCGATCGTGTCCGCCGGGCTGGTCGCGCCCATTCCGGCACTGGCGCTGTTGACCGGCGAGCGGCTAGCGTGGAGCGTGCTTGCAGTGTGGACGTTCGCCATCAGTGCGCTCGGTCTGGTCATGGCGGTCGGACTGAGGCGGCAGATGCTGCTGGCGGAAAAACTTCCCTTCCCCGCCGGGGTGGCGACGGCGGAGGTTTTGCGCGACATTTATTCGCACGGAAAAGAAGCGACCGTGCGCCTTCAAATGCTGACGGCGAGCGCGGTTGTGGCCGCGGTG
Coding sequences within it:
- a CDS encoding chlorite dismutase family protein, with the protein product MSFRCHKMRVVFTLLIVLLAPSAAQAAQGQWGGFIYLFPESGAELTEEWKRDLTGLTGQAASPFANDFLPAQSGPENILYIKTSRYTRYGKPITPAPLGVIRVESMDREKIERFYQALREAAGHRLDLKIIYGVTSELRYTDAETLERLQQNAPQRGSGFEQPNAVVFPLSKTKEWWGMTQEKRESFFFQHPDLYGKEHLGHNAIGFRYIQKIFRKLYQSRFINDESDFVTYFEYADRDRGAFDALLEGLRDTALNPEWKFVEEGPIVYGTRVQGLGELLKN
- a CDS encoding tetratricopeptide repeat protein, with protein sequence MHAGFFLLAGCEKPPAQPLILPAGAEPSSFMFNERGTDYFHKGNYSEAVIAFLQAKAADPHAGEIHFNIALCRHMMGQKNKVRDSLKLAKKYARENPEILQSPFYLQYMQGEG
- a CDS encoding YnfA family protein; its protein translation is MHALGYYITAAVAEIGGCFAFWAWLRLDRSALWTIPGLLSLIAFALLLTRIESAFAGRAYAAYGGVYIAASLLWLWFIEGQRPDRWDVLGALVCLAGAALILFGPRPSI